A stretch of DNA from Oryza brachyantha chromosome 4, ObraRS2, whole genome shotgun sequence:
GCATACTGTTACTGTgatatatgaatttatgatGCATATGGCACCAAATGGATTTTAACTCAAAATATTCTCTCAAATGTTCGCAGAAGTATCACACTAGACAAATCCCTGTAATATGTTAGTCTACGAGGTGTCAATAAATCAAAATGAAATACTCTACTGTAGTATGTTGGTACTATCATCATGGGAATCTAGAGCGCAGTTGATAGTTATAAGCTCCTACATGTACTTAGTTTTGCAATTTACCAAGTTTCTAGCTACTGTAAGccaacatatattttgattttatcatagtttaaactatataaaattgtaaCCCTGAAACCTGAAGGTATTTAGCCAGGCGCATGTTGTGAAATAAATGACATGTTGATAGGAAATTTGTAGAACTGTGCCCACTTTTACTAGGACAGATTAATTACCTCCCACAGGTGGGACTTATCCTTTGTAGAACTGTGCCCACTGTCTTGTTAACCagtcctttccttttctttttattgaaacagctaaaaaaaataaagaaggtAATGTATCTTCTTTTGTATATTCTTCCGCAGGCATCCCcaaattcattttaatttcTGTTCATGATTACAATCTTCCATCCTTTCTTCTTAACTCGGGTTACTTCACTGGTAAGAGAAAGGCTGAATCTGAAGTGCTCTCCAAATACCCAACCTCAGGTTAGACTACATTTATGACAAACAATCtcacttttacatatttgtcatGTATCtaatcaacattttttttaatcaggtGTTGTATTGAGGCCTGGTTTCATTTATGGTAAAAGGAAAGTTGATGGCTTTGAGATACCACTCGATGTTGTAGGACAGCCATTAGAAAAACTACTTTCCTCTGTtgaaaatttcacaaaaccgTTGAGTTCTTTGCCAGCTTCTGACCTACTCCTTGCACCCCCAGTGAGTGTGGATGATGTTGCCTATGCTGTGATCAATGGAGTCATAGATGACAGCTTCTTTGGTGTCTTCACAATTGAGCAAATTAAGGAAGCCGCGACGAAAGTAAGAGTGTGAGCTGGGAGTCTTCCTTGCACAGGTGGAAGATTTCCAAACCTGCGGATCCTTATTAAGTGATATCTCAGTGTTTTCTTGCAGTCTTAGATCATACATTCAATGGTTACAATTAAGTCCAAACACTGTACAGTATATGAATAAGAATGTAGTAGTTGTTCCCTCCAATCAGAGAAGGCATTGATGGCAAACGGCCAATGCGTTCCATTGCTTACTAGGAAATGCGTTACCAAATCattgttctgctggagctgtTGTAAGGTGGAACCATCGCTGATACTCTGGACCTAACCCCGTTTTCAGGTTGACACCATATGCTGAACATGGATGGTAAAAGTTTCTTAGATCGGCTTTGTATTCTAAGTGCCCGTAGATATTGTGTTATATGAATTTCCTTAGATCAGTTTTGTGTTTTTACTCTTTTGTTTAAGTGTGAGTGAACTTGGTAACTTGTCAATTGAATGTGCTCAGTGCTCTTCTGAACAACGAGCACCACTGAGGTCGCGTTCGGCGGAGTAAAAACGGGTGTTAGTTATccgattattaattataaaaatataaaatagattaatatggttatttaaaacaatttttctacaaaaattTTTCGTTAGGAAATGGGGAGCCGAACGCAGCCTGAATACAAATgtaatgaaatgaaaaatactCAATCAAACATACTATGTGTAGCACGGTTCTTTTTTGGCGATGAGCACAGTTGTTTTTAAGATTTATTAGAAATTCACGCTTCAAGTCGAGGACAATGGGAAGGAGCGTATAATCTTCTTAACTTTGTTAACTGATCATACTGTGTTCTTGGCCCGTTGCATAATCGCGTGCCATTAACATCACATTCAGTTCAAGAATGTAAGAGAAAGGAGTTCATTACCATCTACTACTCCAtttcaattatatatactctcctattttatattataagatattttgactCAACCTATATTCACTCATAGatcaatgcatatattttatatactagCGAAATTCTGTGCGTTGCAATgaattttcttaataattGGCTAAGAGCCTTAAATGTTACTTGAATTAAAGATGACAAAAGTTCACATATCAAATAGAATCGACCCTGTCTTTTAACACTTTTTCtgttcaaagttcaaacaaaTAGGGAGTTGGTTTTGGAGAGCACTCCCGTATCTCATGGACCAACATGTCATTGATCGTGATATTGGCGGACTCATTATCATCACTATTGTTTttaaatagtatagatatgttcagattcattagcatccatacgAATATAGaaatagctaaaaaaaatactatttcaGTAATAATAACATAGAGATCGGGAAACATCTAAATACCAGGATGGCAAAGTGCGTAGCGGTAGGAATTCTTTGTATTATTGTTCATGTCACGGCAACCACTGACATGATCTCATCCAATATATTAGTGAGTTTACCAATATATTAGTGAGTTTGTGTGGTGCAGTACTATAAAGGATCAGTATCTATGTATAAATAGTGACTTTACCAATGTTACACTTGTGTTATTTGCGAGAACTCATGATTTAGACCGTGTGACACAAAAACAGCATCACGTATTCACGCTATAACCACCgtagaagataaaaaaatagtcacaactcacaaccATTAACTCATTAAGGCATCATATGTCAACTCTGTCTGATTACCATTTTTCATTCCAACACGAGCAGCGAATCTACGGTAGATACCGAGTTTTTACCATAAAAATTCCATCTTTATTCACTTGCACATGCAACATTGACACATTGCACCCCGGTCGCCTAGTACGGCTCAAGGCAGTCAGAAAAACGGTGATCCAACGaggcatcctcctcctccgccgccgccgcggccgtagAGCTTGCAGCCGGAGACCTGACGGTGATCGACGGCCCACCGGTCGGTGTCAGGCACTGAGCCGGCACCCTCCGGCTCTCCcggggcgccggcgccggccgggacACGCCGTGTTCGGCCAGCGCCTGCTCCACCTGCAGCAGCTGCATCTGCTTCCTCCGCTGCTCCCTCCTCACCTCGTTGCGTCTGTTCACGTAGTCCTCGTGGATGAACACGTCCATCTCGTATTCCTTCTCCCAAACTCTAAGCGAAACTAATCCAAACTACTTCCAAAAGCTGGAGGAGCAGTGGACTAATGGCAAGTTAAACCCAAAttcggaggaagaagagacaGTTACACTGAACTACTGAAGAAGCTGCATATGTTTATAGGGCGATTTGGGTCCCAAAGAAAGATGGAGGTCGCCATCATCAGTCGCTTTAACCTTATCCTTTTTTAATCCCGAAAGATCAAACTTTTAGCCATTTTTACAAGGCGGAGCAGCTGCTATTAGTCTATGCCAAGTGTGAAGTCCACAACGCTgcacaaaagaaagaaatgccTGCATAATGGCATGGCCAAACTGTTCAGGCTCAAAAAGGTTTTATGTAAGCACGAATGGCTGGTTTCTTCAAACTTCATAATGCCAATTCCTATGGCTATTCCTTGGTCTTTTGTGTTATAGAATTCTTTCTGTTTCTCTGTCTGTTGCTCCTGTGAAAGGTATTTTAAGCTATAATTAAGACATCGCCGTCATGAGTGATGTGTCAAAACTGAAGGATTCGTGGTGTACATGAGTAGATGAACAGGACAACGGTGTGCTCCAGGTTGGACCTTGGCTGCCGGGTCGCTATTGttgcaaagaaaaacaagTAGCTGCTTGCTTGCAGCGACATGGAATCGATTGGATCAGGAACCACAAAAATGATACTAGAGGTGTGTGAATTTTGGTGTATTTGATGTGACCAAGATTCATCATCCTGTCTGGatgttttatggaaaaaaaccaaaatacatatgtacaaatgaaaaataatttataaataaaaattttatataggtattcttagcaatctaaaaaccaagtctaaaaaataaaccccGGTTTAAATGgttccaaaatcaactcaattTAAGGTCAAAAAGATGAGGGTAATCTCCTTCAGATTGGTAGCCAATGATACTTTAAGAAGTCCATGTGCTGGGAGTGGCCTTTGCATGGATCCCATCCACATTTTTCAGTTCAATGAAACAGACCATGGCTCATACGGTCATACTTGAAGATTACCAACactgattatatatatatatatatatatatgaaaattttcaacacCATTAGCTAATGAAAGCTTATGACTATCCCATTCTGCTCTTTTGATTGTAATGCCACAGAAGAGCATCAGTGTACAAGTCATGTGCAAAATTATGACAAACAAATTTGCCGTCCACCTTTTGACTTAACAAAAGGATTGGTCACTCCCAAAACTCCAAAAGGATATGTACACACATCATTTCGTTTATTAACTATCACACGGTATTCCTAAAACACACATGCGAGCAACcacaaaacttttttttaccagCTGATAGATTGTTCCATGAAATCTGCATCTTCATAGCGAAGTTGACGCTGTCATTGTCCTTTGAGCATTTCCAAGGATGATAACAATGACGGTAACATCATCATGGTACTTTCTCCTACTCCCAACAGGTATCCTCATTAATTCTTCAGCTGTTAAAGCTGGAATAACAAAGGAAGAACAAAAGTTGAAGAGTTAGTTTAAGTCCCTGATTTCAATATAGCTCTGAAAGCGTGCAAAAGTATGctaattacataaaatataaaaatcattaaaaatgtACTTTCTTCCAGAGATATTAGTGCAGGTGCTATTAgtgcaggtacaatagcaggctaaaagccaactataagtatattttaaagagataagagggagtgagaagagaggtggactactaatttgtagccagctgcacagcgtgttccaagacaaaatgtgtgtataacatgtgGAACCacgtattgatgttttgtaggtaattattgtatgagttggctattagattggctatagatgaattagagccagtagttggctatactattgaatttGCTCTTAACTGTCCCTGCATCTACGACATAACTTTAGAGCTTACACAATCAAAGCTAAGGCTATGTATAATATGGAATATGCATTTCAGGGCAAGAGTGTCTTAATGCTAAcacttgtatatttttttagtatatcAAAGTATAggataaacaatatatttgggAGGATACCTGCTTCTTTCGCTGCTTTAAGTAAAAGTTGCTCAATGAGATACTTTGCAGGATCGCCAATTGGATTATCATGCATAAATTGATAAACCAACtgaacaacttcgtcattgcTGAAGAAATCAAATAAGCCATCACTGCCAAGCACAACAAATAAATCGTCCTCTGTAACTTTGTGACTAACTGTGTGTGGATTTGTGTACACGTAAGGTGGGCTGCACAAGTTACGAACTCGGAGAATTCCCATGAGTGCatcatttaactttttctgCAAATTGACATGAAAGCATGCAGGTTAAAATATCATAACGGTGATGGATTGGTGCACCTTGTTCACAAACCAAAGTACAATATGTTACCTGTTTTAGATAGCCAACTCCAAAAGCACGAGTAACCTTCAGCTTCCCCTTTATTTTGTTACCCATCACAACTGATGGTTCATTAGGATGAGCAGCTAAAAGTTTTTGGTACTCCAATGGATTTTCAAGTGAGTGGATCTCAGTCAATTGAACAGCCTTCAATTTATCCATTCCTAATGATGGCATTGAAGCAAGTACTGCTCTACTATCCCCAAGATTTAAGATGCACAAATCTGTTCCATGTAGAAGCACAACCAGAACACAAGACCCAACTGATACTAAATCTGGCCTATCGTCCATCTCTTGTTCAACCATACATAAAAAGTCATTTTCAGCTTGCTCAACAGCAGTAGTGAGGCACTTGAGCACACCAGCTCGAAATGTTTCAGAAAACTTCACATCTTCATTTTCTGCAAATCTCATGGCCAGTGTTAACTCACTTTTAACACCATTAAGAGAGCCCTCTGATGAGCCATAAAGACCATTCTCTTGTTTAATCCGGCACTCTAACAAATATAGgtaatatactatattatcGTATAGAGTTACTGCCAAAAAGTCAGCTGCATCTCGTCCATTAAATCCATCATAAATGCCACAAATCAACCATCCATTCTTCTCAGAGCACACGGCTTGGACTCTATCTTCTCCAGCAGCTCCACCAGCCATTTTTATCTCTGTACTTGTCACAAAATTGGATGACACAGTAGTTGGGGCACTGGACCTCCAGATATTTTTACTGATTTCAAATATAGAGCTCCCAGTCGATCCAGGGCTGCCTGAGGTGGATAACAAGTCCAATCTTGACATTGATGGGGaagaaacaatttttctaaaagagtTTGGAGAGTCTAGTTCTGGTAAAATTTCTTCCCCAATAAGACCATTGCAAATGTTTGTATTGGCCAGTGTGAAATTGGCACTAATTGCAGCGCCGGACAAACAAGTAAAGGATCCATTTTGTGATGCCATCATGGAATTAGTTTCAAGCCTCTTTTTGGGAGAGATGTCATACTCATCAGTGTCTAGAGAAAACCTCTGATAAGAATTACGATGATATCCAAAGCTGACGTTGAGATTGCTATAACTCCTGACAAGCATGTCTTCTTCCTCAGAACTGATGCTGTGATCATTGGAGCTCTTATCAAACAATTCTTCATCCACCATCTTTTTCGACAGAAGTATAACACCAATTATAGCGTATATTGCTGTCAAACTTTGCTTGGAAGGTTCAAATGCTACTTAAAGCCCATGCCAATTACAGAACCTTTTATACTTAAATGGAAACGCAAACCAGACCTGCAGTTTTAACACAATGCATATCTAAGTACAATGTGAGCATGTAAATCCAAGGAAACTTTTCGTAAATTGAAACAACCTTTTTTGCAACCACAACAACCTTTCTGTATGCGTCCTCGGATTGGCCCAGGGGATCGAAttgattatagaaatattagtttaattaattggctTCTGTCAACTGACCCTGAGCAGAGTACTACTAGTCCTTAGTTTGACTATCCCTCCATCCGAAGTATAAGCAGGGAAGGAATCAAAGAGAAGCCCCAGTAGTTTGACATTTACAACTGCTACTATGCCTCAATGTTTACATGACCACAAGTCCACAACCACAATATGAGCTTAATTGTACAACTctacttaattattaaatatagacggCATCATTTTATACTTGtccaaattttcttttcataagCAACCAGGCACGGTAGGCACAGTTCGTGGAGTTCTTGAAAAATGAGAAGACCACAACCCAGAATCCACATAACATAAAATTCAACGAGATCTACTATCAAAAATCTCTTCCTCCCCCCACCACCAAATCAATCGAGGGCACCATCACAAAAGAGAAATCACGAAATTAGGGAGCAGGCAAGGCAACAGA
This window harbors:
- the LOC102719481 gene encoding probable protein phosphatase 2C 39; translated protein: MVDEELFDKSSNDHSISSEEEDMLVRSYSNLNVSFGYHRNSYQRFSLDTDEYDISPKKRLETNSMMASQNGSFTCLSGAAISANFTLANTNICNGLIGEEILPELDSPNSFRKIVSSPSMSRLDLLSTSGSPGSTGSSIFEISKNIWRSSAPTTVSSNFVTSTEIKMAGGAAGEDRVQAVCSEKNGWLICGIYDGFNGRDAADFLAVTLYDNIVYYLYLLECRIKQENGLYGSSEGSLNGVKSELTLAMRFAENEDVKFSETFRAGVLKCLTTAVEQAENDFLCMVEQEMDDRPDLVSVGSCVLVVLLHGTDLCILNLGDSRAVLASMPSLGMDKLKAVQLTEIHSLENPLEYQKLLAAHPNEPSVVMGNKIKGKLKVTRAFGVGYLKQKKLNDALMGILRVRNLCSPPYVYTNPHTVSHKVTEDDLFVVLGSDGLFDFFSNDEVVQLVYQFMHDNPIGDPAKYLIEQLLLKAAKEAALTAEELMRIPVGSRRKYHDDVTVIVIILGNAQRTMTASTSL